The Granulicella cerasi region CCGCACGATCTGTGTTCTCACCACTGCGACTGGTCGCCCAGTCCTGCCGGGCGACTCCCGTTCCAGTGAGCGAACGCATGCCCTTGAAATAGCTGCCCCATCCCGCGGCCCACGGCAGACCCGTAAGGATAAGAAAGAGAGCGAGCGCGGAGATCCACAATCCCGTCACGGCGTGCAGGTCGCGCCAGAAGAGTCGGCTACCCTTTCGCAGGCGAACGTAGAGCACTCCAGCGAGACTGTCTATCTGTCGCGGCCACCAAAGATACACTCCCGTGACGAGCAGGACCACCGCCCACGAGGCCGCTAGCTCGACCAGATAAGAGCCGAGCTTGCCTGCCATCAATTCGCCATGCAGATAGAAGAGCACCCGCATCGGCCGTCTGTCTTCCTCGACGGTATGCAGCACCGCGCGCGATTGCGGGTGCACATACACGCGATACTCCTTCGTCCCTACACCAACGATCACACGCACAGCCGCATGGTCACTGGGTGGGAGCTCGTAATAGTGCAGGCTCGCTCCCGGCACGGCAGCTACGGCGACCGTCGCAATTTGCTCTGGCGTCGCGCGGGCGCCGTCGACCGTCAGGTGGTCGTAGGGCCTGTCGAGCCAGCGTTCAATCTGCGGCTTGAAGAGATAGATCGAGCCTGTCAGCGCGAGCCAGATCACGAGAGGGATGCAGAATAGACCGGCGTAGAAGTGCCAACGCCAAATCATCCTGTAGGTCCGACGTCCCTGCTCTTCTCTGCTGCTGGAATGATTGAGTGTCTTCATCATCATCGTCGCCCGCTAGAAGCGCAGGCGAACGCCTCCGTACGACGCACGCGGCGTCCCCGCATAGATTGAGCCCGTAACACTCGCCAGCACGCTCGCATCGTTCTGCTGGCCAGCAGCATTCAGCGTGTTGGTAATGTTGCCCGCAGACGCGACGTAGGTCACGTTCGCAAGGTTCTGCAGATCGAAGAAGAACCGCAGCCGCGAAGCCAGCCCATGCTTCGCAGGAGGATCGTAATGAAGGCTGAGGTTCAACAGATTATTGCCCGGCGCCTTCAGCAGGTTTCCGTTGTCGAGATAAAAAGCATCGCGCCAACCGTCTTCCAGATAGCCTCCAAACCCGCGAAGCATGCCGCTCGGCTGATCGTAGAGGATGCGAGCGTTGAGTGTGTGAGGCTGCACCCCGGGAATGCGAAGTCCCGCGCGCGCGAAGCTCGCCGTGACTCCGCTGCTCGTCAATTGCTCCGTGTAGTTGGTGTAAATCTGGTTGTCGTAGGTATAAGCTCCACGCATCCTCAAGCCCGGCAGCGCGTGAACCAGCGGATGAAGGTCGACTCCCAACTCAACACCACGATGAGCAGAGGCTGGTGCGTTGAAAGTAAAGCTCTGCAGGTTCACGCCAGGAGATTGCGTCACCATCTCGTTGCGAAACCACTCATAGAAGATCGTCCCCGAGAGCGTCAGGACGTTACTCAGTGTCAGGTCGGCTCCTCCCTCGACACCGATATTGCGTTGCGTTTTGAGCGTCGTGTTGTTGCCGAACAGTCCTTGCGGCGTCGTGAACAGTTGGGTCGCCTGCGGCGTGCCATAGCCGGTACCTATGCGTCCGTGCAGCTTCCACACACTCGTGGGACGATACTGCACACCAAACTCGGGGGCCACGTTGAAGAAGTTCCGATCACCGCGTACAGGATTGATGGCCGTGGAGATCGTCAGCGGCGAACTCGTAGCCACCGTATAGGTGAAGTTGTTCGCGACCGCAGCGAGCTGGGTGTATTCACCTCCGACACCTGCAACGAGAGTCCATTGAGGGGCGAGCGCATACTCGGCGCGCAGGTGGAAACCTGTGTTGAAATGATCACCTTGAATCGTCTGCGTCGGTGCACCGATGGCAGCGTTCCCGCCAGGCATGAGGTTCGCGCTGGTTGAGCTGATGTTTTCGTAATTGAAGAAGCCTCCCACGTAGGTAGTCGACTCCTTGCCCCCGAGCTTGCCGTGGCGCAGCCGGTCACTCACCACGTTGAACGACGGCAGCGTTCCACGGTATGCCGAAGCACTCGTCGGCTGATTCGCAACGCGGTCGTCCCACACGAACTGCGTTTGCCACGTGGTGTCGGCGCTCACATCATGCTCATATCGGGCACCCACGATCGTACGACGATCATGTCGATTCAGCCCGGCCTCCGCTGCAGCCAATGATTGCCTGGTGCCAGTAAATCCGTTGGTGAATACGCTCACACTTGCGCAGCCGTTTACTGCGAAGGCGCTGCTATATACGGCACAACCGCGCTGATAGGGATTCAACGCGTATTGCGTGCGCGAGAGTCGGATGGAGAGGTTCGTATCCAGGTTATTGTTGATGAACTTGAACGTCATACGATCGCGGGGCGTTGCTGCAAAACTCGCCAGGATGTTGGCCGTGATGGTGTTGAACTGATTGTTCGACGTCGCCTGCTCGGCGCGGACGTTGCTCAGGAAGACGGCGAGCTGATAGCGCTCGCTGCCGGTACCATAGGTGACATAGTCGTTGAAGTATCCAAAGCTGCCGAAGTCCGCTCCTACCTCGACGCCGTGGATGTCACTTCCCGAACGCGTATGGAAGTTGATTGCTCCTCCGGTGGCGTAGTTGCCGTAGAGCGCAGAGGACGGCCCCTGTACGACATCCACGCCGCTATACGCGTGAGGATCTGTGAGGTCCATGCGGGCAAGCCCATCCGGCTGGGTTACGGGAAAGCCATCCTCAAAGACCTGCACGTTGCGGACGCCGTAGGTCTGGCGCGTGCTCGATCCTCGGACAGAGACCGCGATATCGCGAGGACCGTTGCCCGTCACGAAACTGACGCCCGGCATGAGGCTGACGATGTCCGCAACCGTGATCGCCGGCGAGTTCTTGAACTCCTCCCGGCTCACCGCAGTGTGCGTCTGGCTCGTCGGCAGCTCGGTGACCAGCGCGGTCTGCGCATCTACCGTAACGCTCTGTGACAACGACGCCACTGACAGTGTCGTGCGCAACGCAACCGGAGTGCCTGCGCGCAAAGTCATACTCTGCAAGCTCGTCTGGAAGCCTTCGCGGCTGACGCGCACCATGTAAGCGCCTGCGGGGACATCCGCGAAAGAAAAGTGTCCCGTAGCGTCCGACGCTCCACAAAACAGAGTTTGTCCGCCTTGCGAAACCTCAACCTGCGCGCCGACAACAGCTGCACCAGCTCCGTCCAGAACGACCCCGGAGAGACTACTGTTCACCTGCGCAGACGCGCAGCACGATCCCAGGGCCGCAACGGTCGCGGCCACGTACATATATCTATGCCGAAGCAAAATTTCCTCACATTCGTCGCTGACGCTCAAGGAGCTTCATTCGCCTCGTAGGCCAATGGCTCGATGAAGCGCTCGCAGGCCCAAGCCCGCATCGCGTTGACCAAGTGCACGCGCACTCGGATTTAGTTCGAGAGAGAGGAAACTACCGGGGGGCCGCGCTTATGGCGAGAGCGTTCACGCGAAATCCGCATGGCGGACTCAGCCTGACGAACGATGTCGGGCTGACGCTCGAGACTCGGCGCGCGGAAAGCGACGTAAGTCATCGGCAACATCATCGGCTGATGATCAGCAACATGCATCATCGGCGCGTACGGGCATTTCTCTACCGGAGCCGAAAAGTGCGGCTGCGAGCTGCTGGAGTCAGAGCCGCCCGCCATGTTCATGCTGCAATGATGCTTGCCGCCGCGGCGGCAGCACGCAGGCAAATTCGCTTCACTCTTCGGCGTAAGCGCAAAGAGCGAGGAAGCAAATGGCAGTCCGAAGATTGCCAGCAACGTGATGGCGATGAGCTTGCGCAACATCTCCATTGAAGCACCTGCGACACTACACGGCAATCCTCGTCTGCAGAGGACCTCCGATAATCGTGGCGCTTCCTCGATGCAGCTCAAATCACTGCGACGAATGCGGTAACTCTGGCCTTCCAACCACTTCGCGCTTCCCTGCATCCGAGGAGCAAGTGTATCTTGCTGAAAACGTCGTGTTTTTATCGCCTCCTGCGGATCGAACGCTGCACCAAGCGCTAGATCCGTGCTCTTGGTGAAGTTGTCCCGAAGGATCGTATGCCCAAGAAGATTGCCATTGTCGGCGCTGGCCCCGGTGGTCTCGCCTCCGCCATGCTCCTTGCTTCACGAGGCTTTGCAGTAGACGTTTACGAGAAGGCCAATCGTATCGGCGGCCGCAACGCGGAGCTCACGCTCGGGCCGTACCGCTTCGATCTCGGTCCGACATTCCTGATGATGAAGTTCCTGCTCGACGAGCTCTTTCAGGAGACCGGTCGCGCCATCGAGGACTATCTCACCTGCATTCAGTTGGACCCGATGTACCGCCTCAACTTCCCCGGCAAGTCATTGCTTGCGCGTTCCGATCCCAACGACATGCGCGTAGAGATCGAGCGGGTGTTCCCCGGCGAAGGAGCGGCACTCGATCAATTCCTGAAGCGCGAGAGCGAACGCTTTGAGAAGCTTTACCCGTGCTTGCAGAAGCCCTATGGCTCGCTGAGTTCCATGCTGAGCGCAACGCTCTTTTCTGCTGTGCCGCATATCGCCATGGGCCGGTCCCTCTTCGATGTGCTCGGCAAATACTTCCGCTCTGAAGAGCTTCGCCTCGCATTCACGTTCCAGTCGAAGTACCTCGGCATGTCCCCCTGGGACTGTCCCGGTCTCTTCGCGATGATCCCTTACACCGAGCACGCGCACGGAATCTATCACGTGCAGGGTGGGCTCTGCCGCATCAGCGACGCCTTCGCCGAGGTCGCTCGCGAAGAGGGTGCGCGGATCTTCACCTCGACGCCGGTACACCGGGTGCTGACCAAGAACGGTGCCGCCACCGGCATTGAATTGATGGACGGAGAAAAACGCGAGTACGACGAAGTTGTGATCAACGCCGACTTCGGACACGCAATGTCGACGCTCTTCGAGCCCGGCACGCTGCGCAAATACACACCCGATACGCTGAAGCGCAAACGCTGGTCCT contains the following coding sequences:
- a CDS encoding PepSY-associated TM helix domain-containing protein, producing the protein MIWRWHFYAGLFCIPLVIWLALTGSIYLFKPQIERWLDRPYDHLTVDGARATPEQIATVAVAAVPGASLHYYELPPSDHAAVRVIVGVGTKEYRVYVHPQSRAVLHTVEEDRRPMRVLFYLHGELMAGKLGSYLVELAASWAVVLLVTGVYLWWPRQIDSLAGVLYVRLRKGSRLFWRDLHAVTGLWISALALFLILTGLPWAAGWGSYFKGMRSLTGTGVARQDWATSRSGENTDRAALNNNSTSLMDAMPGMEHSGHTGHWMHHMTAPDAYAPLNQLVPVAQDLKLASPVEIMPAMLPGGSWTIKSDAQNRPQRVVLRADPKTGAIKSRQGFAQRLLLDRIVGVGVAAHEGQLFGVANQLLGLFAAMGLVLLCVSAAVMWWKRRHVGSLGAPIAISRPRWTVALIVPMFALLLYLPAFLISSLLVLLLERYVLSRMTAAGRWLGLRHAA
- a CDS encoding TonB-dependent receptor, whose amino-acid sequence is MAATVAALGSCCASAQVNSSLSGVVLDGAGAAVVGAQVEVSQGGQTLFCGASDATGHFSFADVPAGAYMVRVSREGFQTSLQSMTLRAGTPVALRTTLSVASLSQSVTVDAQTALVTELPTSQTHTAVSREEFKNSPAITVADIVSLMPGVSFVTGNGPRDIAVSVRGSSTRQTYGVRNVQVFEDGFPVTQPDGLARMDLTDPHAYSGVDVVQGPSSALYGNYATGGAINFHTRSGSDIHGVEVGADFGSFGYFNDYVTYGTGSERYQLAVFLSNVRAEQATSNNQFNTITANILASFAATPRDRMTFKFINNNLDTNLSIRLSRTQYALNPYQRGCAVYSSAFAVNGCASVSVFTNGFTGTRQSLAAAEAGLNRHDRRTIVGARYEHDVSADTTWQTQFVWDDRVANQPTSASAYRGTLPSFNVVSDRLRHGKLGGKESTTYVGGFFNYENISSTSANLMPGGNAAIGAPTQTIQGDHFNTGFHLRAEYALAPQWTLVAGVGGEYTQLAAVANNFTYTVATSSPLTISTAINPVRGDRNFFNVAPEFGVQYRPTSVWKLHGRIGTGYGTPQATQLFTTPQGLFGNNTTLKTQRNIGVEGGADLTLSNVLTLSGTIFYEWFRNEMVTQSPGVNLQSFTFNAPASAHRGVELGVDLHPLVHALPGLRMRGAYTYDNQIYTNYTEQLTSSGVTASFARAGLRIPGVQPHTLNARILYDQPSGMLRGFGGYLEDGWRDAFYLDNGNLLKAPGNNLLNLSLHYDPPAKHGLASRLRFFFDLQNLANVTYVASAGNITNTLNAAGQQNDASVLASVTGSIYAGTPRASYGGVRLRF
- a CDS encoding phytoene desaturase family protein: MPKKIAIVGAGPGGLASAMLLASRGFAVDVYEKANRIGGRNAELTLGPYRFDLGPTFLMMKFLLDELFQETGRAIEDYLTCIQLDPMYRLNFPGKSLLARSDPNDMRVEIERVFPGEGAALDQFLKRESERFEKLYPCLQKPYGSLSSMLSATLFSAVPHIAMGRSLFDVLGKYFRSEELRLAFTFQSKYLGMSPWDCPGLFAMIPYTEHAHGIYHVQGGLCRISDAFAEVAREEGARIFTSTPVHRVLTKNGAATGIELMDGEKREYDEVVINADFGHAMSTLFEPGTLRKYTPDTLKRKRWSCSTFMLYLGVDKTYPDSDHHTIIFANDYQRNLADISQRKIASEDVSVYVRNSVVNDPSTAPEGHSALYVLVPTPNNFSEIDWEMKKSDYRKMALQLLKERSVFHDIEEHIVAEQIVTPADWERNSVYAGATFNMGHNWTQMLYLRPHNKFEEVDNCYLVGGGTHPGSGLPTIFESARIAANMLCAKYRVPHREATPYGQIAFAEPAQ